In one window of Candidatus Falkowbacteria bacterium DNA:
- a CDS encoding DNA cytosine methyltransferase, whose product MKTKKNNKKPKNKKYTFIDLFAGIGGFHFAFHNVGADCVFASEWDEPARKTYQANFEKVSPKLFSSGNFVGDITKIDKKSIPDFDILTGGFPCQPFSQAGFKRGFEDTRGTLFYDIAEIIRVKKPKAFFIENVKHLYAHDNGKTFETIKKIITEELGYSFYHNIVKASEHGLPQNRPRLFMIGFRDKKIPFEFPKKRPLAFNMSDVFGGAKVNREIGFTLRVGGKGSKITDRRNWDSYLVNGKVRRITPKEGKKMQGFPDDFMFPVSDSQAMKQLGNSVAIYAIQDYAKKVIEALKKHYE is encoded by the coding sequence ATGAAAACAAAGAAAAATAATAAAAAACCTAAGAACAAGAAATACACCTTTATTGACCTATTTGCTGGTATTGGCGGTTTTCATTTCGCATTTCATAATGTTGGTGCTGATTGTGTCTTTGCATCAGAATGGGACGAACCAGCAAGAAAAACATACCAAGCAAACTTTGAAAAAGTTAGCCCTAAACTGTTTTCATCAGGAAACTTTGTTGGAGATATTACAAAAATAGACAAAAAATCAATTCCTGATTTTGATATTTTAACTGGTGGGTTTCCCTGCCAACCATTTAGCCAAGCTGGTTTCAAAAGGGGGTTTGAAGATACACGGGGCACATTGTTTTACGACATAGCTGAAATTATACGTGTTAAAAAACCAAAGGCATTTTTTATTGAAAATGTTAAACACCTTTATGCTCACGATAATGGAAAAACGTTTGAAACTATAAAGAAAATTATAACGGAAGAGCTCGGCTATTCTTTCTATCACAATATCGTAAAAGCATCAGAGCACGGGCTACCTCAAAATCGTCCTCGTTTATTTATGATTGGTTTTAGGGACAAAAAAATACCTTTTGAATTTCCTAAAAAAAGACCGCTTGCTTTTAATATGTCTGATGTATTTGGTGGTGCAAAGGTAAACAGAGAAATTGGATTTACTCTAAGGGTTGGTGGTAAAGGTTCAAAAATTACAGATAGAAGAAACTGGGATAGTTATTTAGTAAATGGGAAAGTGAGAAGAATTACTCCAAAAGAGGGGAAAAAAATGCAGGGCTTCCCTGATGATTTTATGTTTCCTGTTTCAGATAGCCAAGCTATGAAGCAATTGGGCAACAGCGTTGCTATTTATGCAATACAAGATTATGCAAAAAAAGTTATTGAAGCACTAAAAAAACACTATGAATAA
- a CDS encoding helix-turn-helix domain-containing protein yields MTEKKEFYLVEELAKKIRVSNMTIYRYIKAGKILAYKIGKEFRIDENEFTNFLKKVSTK; encoded by the coding sequence ATGACCGAAAAAAAAGAGTTTTATCTAGTTGAAGAGCTCGCCAAGAAAATAAGAGTTTCTAATATGACAATTTACCGATACATTAAGGCGGGTAAAATTTTAGCATATAAAATCGGCAAAGAATTCAGAATAGACGAAAATGAATTTACTAATTTTCTTAAAAAAGTAAGCACCAAATAA